Within the Candidatus Acidiferrales bacterium genome, the region TTATCTCTTCGATGATCGATTTGTCAAGTTCCGTCTCCTCGCCTTGGATGATGAGGTCTATTTCCTTCGAAAACTCTCTGGCAATGTCGCGAACAAGCCTTGGAAATCTATTGAATACTTTTCCGATTTGCACCATCCTTGTCTTCATCACGGCAGTCTGGAGTTCGGTCGTGATGAAATCTATCTGAGAGCTTGTTTCGTTCAACTGGTGAGCGAAGTCTTTGCTTCCTGGATTATCTTCCACGTTGCTGACGATCTGAGTCAGCCGGTTTCTTCCGAGAACAAGTTCGCCGACCAGGTTCATCAGATGATCGAGCCTTCCGACGTCAACGCGGATAGTGGTATCGGCCATCCGGTCCAGTTTTTGAGCCTGAGAAGCTTGATTGGCAGATTCCTTTGAGCCGGAAATCTCCTGCGGCGGAGCATCATGGGCGGGGTCTTGAGAAATTGTCTTTTGCTCCACCTGTTTCCCTCTTTTTGCGATTTCCGGCTTAGCCCCACTGGAGAGGGCCGCTAGCTTACTGATCGTAGGAGACAGGTCGATCTCCTGTATGTCGCGGTCTATGACTTGTTTTAAAAGGGCCTTCATTAAGTCGAATGCTTCGAGCATTACATCAAGCATCCCCGGATCATATTTCAGCTCACCCCGCCTTAATTTGTTCAGTACGTCCTCGAACCTGTGAGCGATTGTGCTCATTTGCTCGAAGCTCAGAAAACCCGATGTTCCCTTTACCGTGTGAACGGCCCTGAAGATCGAATTGATCAGTTCTTTGTCGTCCGACCTCTTTTCTATCTCAAGGATTTCGTTGTCGAGTTTCTCGAATATTTCCTTTGTTTCAATTACAAAACTTTCGACGATATCTCTCATCTCGTCGGCAAACATGGGGTGACTCATTGGCGCCCTTTCCCGAAAAGCTTGTCTATCTCTTCTTGTGAAGTCGGATTCGCTGAGTTCTCTCCGATCGAGTCGGCCTTCTTTTTCATACGATTTGCATTTCTAATCATCTCATCAGCCGTTTTTTGCCTCTTGGGCGAGTGATCATACGTAGCATCTGGATCAAAAGTGTGGTTCTCC harbors:
- a CDS encoding chemotaxis protein CheA, which gives rise to MSHPMFADEMRDIVESFVIETKEIFEKLDNEILEIEKRSDDKELINSIFRAVHTVKGTSGFLSFEQMSTIAHRFEDVLNKLRRGELKYDPGMLDVMLEAFDLMKALLKQVIDRDIQEIDLSPTISKLAALSSGAKPEIAKRGKQVEQKTISQDPAHDAPPQEISGSKESANQASQAQKLDRMADTTIRVDVGRLDHLMNLVGELVLGRNRLTQIVSNVEDNPGSKDFAHQLNETSSQIDFITTELQTAVMKTRMVQIGKVFNRFPRLVRDIAREFSKEIDLIIQGEETELDKSIIEEISDPLVHLIRNAADHGIESPTVRESIGKPRRGTIHLSAGHEGNHIVIEIQDDGAGIDPEKIKQKALEKGLITQEEANEMKPEDTYSIIFIPGFSTAQKVSSVSGRGVGMDVVKTNITKLNGMISVESSVGKGTRFTLKLPLTLAIIQGLLVKVGGETFAVPLSSVLEVVHTPKEAISTVHGRPVIRLREIVLPLVDISDILEVPGQDESTQVFYTVVVGIGTHKFGIVVDRLIGQKEIVIKPLGAYLKNIPGIAGSTILGDGRVIMILDAGELLRLAQKASSARVSREVNE